The Blautia hydrogenotrophica DSM 10507 genome window below encodes:
- a CDS encoding DeoR/GlpR family DNA-binding transcription regulator — MLATERQNKIMQLLRENKIVKIADIVEIFDVSYETVRRDIKNLEKNKMIRRVYGGILANEEEEVKSTDEEVISSDMDTYEKSLIGEKAASLVEEGDTILIGMGQTLWEVAKQIKNKRNITVLTNSVYVINELIDSSVNLYILGGHINSRARGAFGQVTCQSLKNYYVDKAFVGAGGVSLEGGVTDWNAEATELAVAMVEQARQTILVAQSRKFGKKAFSATFDLNCVNIAVTDSDLPEEYVVGLRERGIELLLAEKTVDKME; from the coding sequence ATGTTAGCGACAGAAAGACAAAATAAGATTATGCAGTTGTTAAGAGAGAATAAAATTGTTAAGATTGCAGATATTGTGGAAATTTTTGATGTTTCGTATGAGACTGTGCGCAGAGATATCAAGAATTTAGAGAAAAATAAAATGATAAGGAGAGTTTATGGGGGGATTTTGGCTAATGAGGAGGAAGAAGTAAAATCCACAGATGAAGAGGTGATTTCTTCTGATATGGATACTTATGAGAAGTCATTGATTGGTGAGAAAGCAGCTTCTTTGGTGGAAGAAGGAGATACGATCTTGATCGGTATGGGGCAGACCCTTTGGGAAGTGGCGAAACAGATTAAGAATAAGAGGAATATAACGGTTCTCACCAATTCAGTATACGTTATCAATGAACTGATAGATTCGTCGGTGAATTTGTATATTTTGGGTGGTCATATTAATTCCAGAGCGAGAGGAGCGTTTGGACAGGTCACTTGCCAGTCCCTGAAAAACTATTATGTGGACAAAGCATTTGTGGGGGCAGGAGGAGTCAGCCTGGAAGGAGGCGTCACTGACTGGAATGCAGAAGCCACGGAGCTTGCAGTCGCGATGGTGGAACAGGCAAGACAGACCATTTTGGTGGCTCAGAGCAGAAAATTTGGGAAGAAAGCTTTTTCTGCGACTTTTGATTTGAATTGTGTGAATATCGCAGTTACGGATTCTGATTTGCCGGAAGAATATGTTGTCGGTCTGAGAGAACGTGGTATTGAGTTGTTGTTGGCGGAGAAGACTGTAGATAAGATGGAATGA
- a CDS encoding pyridoxal-phosphate-dependent aminotransferase family protein — protein MSAPKLFSPGPVMVKSNVRSALLHYDICHRSPEFEGMFTDTQEKIKRLFGADDTYYSLIVSGSGTSANETVLSSLFQKDETVLLIRNGVFGERLLEIIEKYQIPKEEAVFPWGTYPDLAEIEHIITRNPKIKVVAMVYHETSTGMINPVHEVGRLCEKYHKIFFADTVSAAGGEYIDMTTNHISIATSVGGKCVGAFPGSAYICAKKEILDTLTAAQCKNVYLSLYKHYDIAKSSHQTPNTPNVNLFWPLNQALTNILEEGLDKRIARYQRCASIIRNGLQNIGLHLLLSEHLSNTVTSVFLPENIPAADFLAKMEKRGYIFYLGKGKYADMNMIQVANMGEIYEQDCYNMLEVFTSCLNSF, from the coding sequence ATGAGTGCACCCAAACTCTTCAGCCCTGGCCCCGTGATGGTCAAAAGCAATGTGCGAAGCGCCCTGCTCCATTACGACATCTGTCATCGCAGTCCAGAATTCGAAGGCATGTTCACAGATACGCAAGAAAAAATCAAAAGACTTTTTGGCGCAGACGACACTTACTACAGCCTGATTGTCTCAGGTTCCGGAACCTCCGCCAACGAGACCGTTCTCTCCTCACTTTTTCAAAAAGACGAGACCGTGCTTTTGATCCGCAACGGTGTCTTCGGTGAACGGCTGCTGGAGATTATCGAAAAATATCAGATTCCCAAGGAAGAGGCTGTGTTTCCCTGGGGGACTTACCCGGACTTGGCCGAAATCGAACACATCATAACCCGCAATCCCAAAATAAAAGTCGTGGCCATGGTGTATCACGAGACCAGCACAGGGATGATTAATCCTGTCCATGAGGTGGGCCGTCTCTGCGAGAAATACCACAAAATATTCTTCGCCGACACGGTTTCCGCCGCAGGTGGTGAATACATAGATATGACAACTAACCACATTTCCATTGCCACCTCTGTAGGCGGAAAATGTGTCGGTGCTTTTCCTGGTTCTGCCTATATCTGCGCCAAAAAAGAGATCTTAGATACTCTCACGGCCGCCCAGTGCAAGAATGTCTATCTGAGTCTGTATAAACATTACGATATAGCAAAGTCCTCCCATCAGACTCCGAATACACCAAATGTCAATTTATTCTGGCCTTTGAATCAAGCATTGACAAACATTTTAGAGGAAGGATTGGACAAGCGTATTGCCCGATACCAACGATGTGCCTCTATTATACGCAACGGTCTCCAAAATATAGGACTGCATCTGCTCCTCTCAGAGCATCTTTCCAACACAGTCACCTCCGTCTTTCTTCCAGAAAACATACCCGCTGCTGATTTCTTGGCTAAAATGGAAAAAAGAGGCTATATTTTTTATCTGGGAAAAGGAAAATACGCAGACATGAATATGATTCAAGTAGCCAATATGGGAGAAATCTACGAGCAGGATTGCTATAACATGCTAGAAGTGTTCACATCCTGTCTGAACTCCTTTTAA
- a CDS encoding MFS transporter, translating into MNQSQTKGGKLSALIGCTLMLSIVYMSLTSWSVAVNELASAFSLTTPMIQAGSSMQIAGYVIGGFIEGKLIAKHGWKKVFTVVIIAYILASALIPVMTNYYIILLLRFVQGCGCMVGLTNVVVSSWFPTKERGLALGILLGAIGLGSALGGYVGGLLTPMIGWKNTFWLISALAAVGALIFYAMVKEAPPLEEEKHVVRHSEELQKNIFKEPALWMLGLATLCCFFSCYGMYAYLAEYLYTLDYSSSQVGTMVFLNGFIAVFSTPIVGWISDKMVAKKGALKARTWANMWPALFVAFITCILLPHLAPMSLGMAFFITLAVGWGVPATNGPGLSLPADLFGSAAAGPGVGLVLLIAGAGGIISPIFVPWLAGQTNWTIAWYVTGGFALLGMLINLYLSRYKAD; encoded by the coding sequence ATGAATCAATCCCAGACTAAAGGCGGAAAACTATCCGCACTTATCGGATGCACACTAATGCTTTCTATTGTCTACATGTCACTGACCTCCTGGTCTGTCGCCGTCAACGAATTAGCCTCCGCTTTTTCCTTGACAACTCCTATGATACAGGCCGGTTCTTCTATGCAGATCGCCGGTTACGTCATCGGCGGCTTCATTGAAGGAAAACTGATCGCAAAACATGGGTGGAAAAAAGTGTTTACCGTCGTAATCATCGCTTATATTCTGGCTTCTGCCCTGATTCCCGTCATGACTAACTACTACATCATCCTTCTCCTGCGTTTTGTCCAGGGATGCGGCTGTATGGTAGGACTAACCAATGTGGTAGTCAGCTCCTGGTTTCCCACCAAAGAACGTGGTCTAGCCCTCGGAATTCTGTTGGGAGCCATCGGACTCGGTTCCGCTTTAGGCGGTTATGTAGGCGGCCTACTCACGCCAATGATCGGCTGGAAGAACACTTTCTGGCTCATCAGCGCCCTGGCAGCCGTCGGAGCTCTCATTTTCTACGCGATGGTAAAAGAAGCCCCACCTCTGGAAGAGGAAAAACACGTCGTCCGTCACAGCGAAGAACTTCAAAAAAATATATTCAAAGAACCAGCTCTTTGGATGCTCGGATTGGCCACTCTCTGCTGCTTCTTTAGCTGTTACGGTATGTACGCATACCTTGCAGAGTATCTCTATACCTTAGACTATTCCTCCTCACAGGTGGGAACCATGGTCTTCTTGAATGGCTTTATCGCCGTCTTTTCCACACCGATTGTGGGATGGATTTCTGATAAAATGGTCGCCAAAAAAGGGGCTCTGAAGGCAAGAACCTGGGCGAATATGTGGCCTGCACTTTTTGTAGCCTTCATAACCTGCATCCTGCTACCGCATCTTGCTCCTATGAGTTTAGGCATGGCCTTCTTTATCACTTTGGCCGTAGGTTGGGGGGTGCCTGCCACAAATGGTCCTGGTCTCTCTCTGCCGGCTGACTTATTCGGAAGCGCCGCTGCTGGTCCTGGCGTCGGTCTGGTATTGCTGATCGCAGGTGCAGGCGGAATTATCTCCCCTATCTTCGTTCCTTGGCTGGCTGGACAAACTAATTGGACCATCGCCTGGTATGTAACTGGCGGATTCGCTCTTTTAGGAATGCTCATCAACTTATACCTCAGCCGTTATAAAGCTGATTAA
- a CDS encoding xylulokinase produces MIQKYILSFDCGTTAVKAVLINFEGKVICNAKAEYSLIQLHPGWAEQNPEELWKAICKTSQNVITKASIKPDQIIGLIYAAPWKNIIPIDANGNVLRNSLIWMDARASAQAERLNQAAGFFVGTGQEYWPRLMWVKENEPEIWENAKVIMGLNTYFKWKTTGQIATEPSDDFFHSCNPSIQSDYDKIIHAAGLDEDLDKFPPMKLATEEVGKVTIQAAEEMGLVQGIPVFGGFGDLPAITIGTGCCQENMVHIYFGTSSWLVDIIRNREDIEAPQYFTFNSQYEGGLFALQTGCFAFDWAVEQFYHSERQILGGEVFDFVNKDIAGIPAGSDNLIATHWLNGELPPLSKNAKSVFFNVTSNHDRRHLVHAVMESICYTHRRYLEHYEKAAGKKLHSIRVVGGGAVSDLWMQMLSDVLQITVEVPESPRYTGAMGTYYCAMVGLGYIKDYNAVYDTVKIQRVFKPRNENAEIYDKLYKIYLELHPALHNLYGSINGVY; encoded by the coding sequence ATGATTCAAAAATATATTCTCTCCTTTGACTGCGGCACCACCGCTGTCAAGGCAGTTCTGATCAACTTTGAAGGAAAAGTCATCTGCAACGCCAAGGCTGAATATTCTCTAATTCAGCTCCATCCAGGCTGGGCCGAACAAAATCCTGAAGAACTTTGGAAAGCGATCTGCAAGACTTCCCAAAACGTAATCACAAAAGCTAGTATCAAACCCGATCAAATCATCGGACTTATCTATGCTGCACCGTGGAAAAACATTATACCCATAGACGCAAATGGAAACGTACTGCGCAACAGTCTGATCTGGATGGATGCCAGAGCCAGCGCCCAGGCAGAACGTCTGAACCAGGCGGCTGGCTTCTTCGTAGGTACTGGGCAAGAGTACTGGCCTCGCCTGATGTGGGTAAAGGAAAATGAGCCTGAAATCTGGGAAAACGCCAAGGTAATCATGGGACTGAACACCTATTTTAAATGGAAGACTACCGGACAGATCGCCACAGAACCTTCCGATGACTTTTTCCATTCCTGCAATCCGTCCATCCAATCTGATTATGACAAAATCATCCATGCCGCCGGCCTGGATGAAGATTTGGATAAGTTCCCACCGATGAAGCTGGCAACCGAAGAAGTCGGCAAAGTCACCATACAGGCAGCAGAAGAAATGGGACTGGTCCAAGGAATCCCCGTCTTTGGAGGCTTTGGAGATCTCCCGGCAATCACCATAGGAACAGGATGTTGCCAGGAAAATATGGTACATATCTATTTCGGCACCTCCTCCTGGCTGGTGGATATCATCCGAAACCGAGAAGACATTGAGGCCCCACAATATTTTACCTTTAACTCTCAATATGAAGGAGGACTGTTCGCACTTCAGACCGGTTGTTTCGCCTTCGACTGGGCAGTTGAACAATTCTACCACTCAGAACGCCAAATCCTAGGCGGAGAAGTCTTCGATTTTGTGAACAAAGACATTGCCGGCATTCCTGCCGGTTCTGACAATCTGATTGCGACCCATTGGCTAAACGGTGAGCTGCCTCCTCTGTCCAAAAACGCCAAGTCCGTCTTCTTCAACGTAACTTCCAACCATGATCGCCGCCATCTGGTTCACGCGGTTATGGAAAGCATCTGCTACACCCATCGCAGATATTTGGAACACTATGAAAAAGCTGCCGGTAAAAAATTGCACAGCATTCGCGTCGTAGGCGGCGGCGCAGTCAGCGATCTGTGGATGCAGATGCTTTCCGATGTTTTGCAGATTACCGTAGAGGTCCCTGAAAGCCCACGCTACACCGGCGCAATGGGAACCTACTACTGCGCGATGGTTGGCCTTGGATACATCAAAGATTATAACGCAGTCTATGATACCGTCAAAATACAGAGAGTTTTTAAACCCAGAAACGAAAACGCTGAAATTTACGATAAACTTTATAAGATCTACTTGGAACTTCACCCTGCTCTTCACAATTTATATGGAAGCATCAACGGTGTTTACTAA
- a CDS encoding M81 family metallopeptidase: MKIAICEFHQETNSFNPFPSPLEDYLVFGLWEGEELLKNGNGSSALDGMIHVLEENKVQIVPTCRMWANAAGPVEAQVVEDYWKNLSRRLKEALPLDGVCISLHGATQSTASQDVCGDLLEKIRQLVGPSTILSASLDLHANITEKMLKNAEFLCGYHTYPHVDFYETGSRAASLCLQRLKNPQKPLHTRCIHLPMIAPASSYTTLFGPFSELMRHAEHFVEEKKIADFSIFQRQPWLDVGVGGSAVLTVSESDSSKLLLELARRFLNLRHSFHSDIRSVQEIIHVAENNATGKPLVLVDSADSTNAGANGDSAYILHEILRLNSSVKAALSLRCAPAVRQAFQTGVGKTGTFTIGASINSSMSAPVTLQAYVQSLHDGIYTQEGPAKRGLVNHLGPTAVLKFRNTSILVSEQLLGAGDLQLYRHHGMEPLFYQMVAVKTCTSFRASYLPVASDIIEADTPGAASSNLLTLPFRNLPKRFYPFAEIDESDLTIPKRFR, encoded by the coding sequence ATGAAAATAGCAATCTGTGAATTCCATCAGGAGACCAATTCCTTCAACCCCTTTCCTAGTCCTCTAGAAGACTATCTGGTCTTTGGCCTGTGGGAAGGTGAGGAACTGTTAAAAAATGGAAATGGTTCCAGCGCGCTAGATGGAATGATTCACGTTTTGGAAGAAAACAAAGTTCAGATTGTCCCCACCTGCCGCATGTGGGCCAACGCCGCCGGACCGGTAGAGGCCCAAGTCGTAGAGGACTACTGGAAAAATCTGTCCCGCCGCCTAAAAGAAGCACTTCCTCTAGATGGCGTGTGCATTTCACTACACGGGGCTACTCAGTCCACTGCGTCTCAGGACGTATGCGGAGACCTGCTGGAAAAAATTCGCCAGCTCGTAGGCCCCAGTACGATTCTCTCTGCCTCTTTAGATTTGCACGCAAACATCACTGAAAAAATGTTAAAGAACGCTGAATTTCTCTGCGGTTATCACACTTATCCTCATGTAGATTTTTATGAAACTGGATCCCGAGCCGCTTCCCTGTGTCTCCAGCGTCTAAAAAATCCTCAGAAACCTCTCCACACACGATGCATACACCTGCCCATGATCGCCCCTGCAAGTTCTTATACCACCCTCTTCGGCCCTTTTTCCGAGCTGATGCGCCATGCCGAACATTTCGTAGAAGAGAAAAAAATTGCCGATTTTTCCATCTTTCAAAGACAACCCTGGCTGGATGTCGGTGTCGGAGGAAGTGCGGTACTTACTGTCTCTGAATCTGACAGCTCCAAACTTCTTTTGGAACTGGCACGGCGCTTTTTGAATCTGCGACACAGTTTCCATTCTGATATAAGAAGTGTACAGGAAATTATACATGTCGCAGAAAATAATGCCACAGGCAAGCCTCTCGTTCTGGTGGACTCCGCAGATTCTACCAACGCCGGTGCTAATGGCGACAGTGCCTATATACTCCATGAAATCTTGCGCCTGAATTCATCGGTAAAAGCCGCGCTATCTTTGAGATGTGCTCCCGCAGTAAGACAAGCTTTTCAGACAGGAGTTGGAAAGACGGGCACTTTCACCATCGGCGCTTCGATCAATTCCAGCATGAGCGCTCCCGTCACACTCCAGGCATATGTACAATCTTTACACGATGGAATCTATACGCAAGAAGGCCCCGCTAAGCGCGGCCTTGTCAATCACCTGGGTCCTACCGCTGTCCTCAAATTCAGAAACACCTCTATCCTTGTGTCCGAACAGCTCCTAGGAGCCGGAGATCTACAGCTATACCGCCATCATGGAATGGAACCCCTTTTCTACCAGATGGTTGCAGTAAAAACCTGTACCTCTTTTCGAGCGAGTTACTTGCCCGTAGCCAGTGACATCATTGAAGCAGATACTCCCGGTGCCGCCTCTTCTAATCTGCTTACGCTCCCATTCCGTAACCTGCCGAAACGCTTTTATCCTTTTGCTGAAATCGACGAATCGGACCTCACTATCCCAAAAAGATTTCGTTAA
- a CDS encoding DUF1700 domain-containing protein — protein sequence MTRKEFLESLERHLRGQLSENQLRGHVEYYRDYIEKEIASGKTEAEVLDMLGDPWLIAKTLIDSGAWSSQETGEYVVQEEDGEFVRESKKTFRKLDLTTWYGKLIVILAAALILFVLITIIGALLPILFCLAVVGVIVKAFQKRR from the coding sequence ATGACGAGAAAAGAGTTTTTAGAAAGTTTGGAGAGGCATTTGAGAGGCCAGCTTTCAGAAAATCAGCTTCGAGGTCATGTGGAGTACTATCGGGATTATATAGAAAAAGAGATTGCGTCCGGAAAGACGGAGGCGGAAGTCTTGGATATGCTTGGAGACCCATGGTTAATCGCCAAAACGCTGATTGATTCCGGGGCGTGGAGTTCTCAGGAAACAGGAGAATACGTTGTCCAGGAAGAAGACGGAGAATTTGTAAGAGAGAGCAAAAAGACTTTTAGAAAACTGGACCTTACCACATGGTATGGAAAGCTGATTGTAATTTTGGCGGCAGCACTGATTTTATTTGTGCTGATTACAATTATTGGCGCGTTGCTTCCCATACTGTTCTGTTTGGCAGTGGTGGGTGTCATTGTGAAGGCATTCCAGAAAAGGCGCTGA
- a CDS encoding formate--tetrahydrofolate ligase yields MGFKSDIEIAQECTMEPITKIAEKAGIDDKYLEQYGKYKAKIDYNLLKETEGKDGKLVLVTAINPTPAGEGKTTTTVGLADGLQKLGKNVMVALREPSLGPVFGVKGGAAGGGYAQVVPMEDINLHFTGDFHAIGAANNLLAAMIDNHIYQGNALNIDPRKITWKRCVDMNDRQLRFVVDGLGGKTNGMPREDGYDITVASEIMAVLCLASDINDLKNRLARIVVGYTYGKASEQKPVTAGDLNAQGAMCALLKDALKPNLVQTLEHVPAIVHGGPFANIAHGCNSVIATKMALRLGDYAITEAGFGADLGAEKFLDIKCRMAGLKPSAVVIVATVRALKYNGGVPKADLNNENLEALEKGLPNLLKHVSNIKNVYKLPCVVAINAFPTDTKAELDLVESKCRELGVNVALSEVWAKGGEGGVKLAEEVIRLVEEPNDFTYSYELEGSIEDKLNQIVQKIYGGKRVVLTANAQKQAKELEALGYGNCPICVAKTQYSLTDDQTKLGAPTDFEVTVRNLKISAGAGFIVALTGEIMTMPGLPKVPAAERIDVDETGKISGLF; encoded by the coding sequence ATGGGATTCAAAAGTGACATCGAAATCGCACAGGAGTGCACAATGGAACCGATCACTAAGATTGCTGAGAAGGCTGGGATCGATGACAAATATCTGGAGCAGTACGGAAAGTACAAAGCAAAAATCGACTATAATCTGTTAAAAGAGACCGAAGGCAAAGACGGCAAACTCGTTCTGGTAACCGCTATCAACCCGACTCCGGCCGGAGAAGGAAAGACCACCACGACTGTAGGTCTGGCTGACGGACTTCAGAAATTAGGAAAGAACGTTATGGTTGCTCTGCGTGAGCCGTCCTTAGGACCGGTCTTCGGCGTAAAAGGCGGCGCTGCCGGCGGCGGATACGCTCAGGTTGTTCCAATGGAGGACATCAACCTGCATTTTACCGGTGACTTCCATGCCATCGGAGCTGCAAATAACCTACTGGCTGCTATGATCGACAACCATATCTATCAGGGCAACGCTTTAAATATCGACCCGAGAAAGATCACCTGGAAAAGATGTGTGGACATGAACGACCGTCAGCTTCGTTTCGTGGTAGACGGCCTGGGCGGAAAGACCAACGGAATGCCACGTGAGGACGGCTATGACATCACCGTTGCCTCCGAGATCATGGCAGTTCTGTGTCTGGCAAGCGATATCAACGACCTGAAAAATAGACTGGCAAGAATCGTTGTAGGATATACTTACGGAAAAGCTTCCGAGCAGAAACCGGTAACCGCAGGCGACTTAAACGCACAGGGAGCAATGTGCGCGCTGTTAAAAGATGCCCTGAAGCCAAACCTGGTACAGACCCTGGAGCATGTACCGGCAATCGTACACGGCGGACCATTCGCAAACATCGCACACGGCTGTAACTCTGTCATCGCAACAAAAATGGCACTGAGACTGGGCGATTACGCGATCACTGAGGCAGGATTCGGCGCAGACTTAGGTGCTGAGAAGTTCCTGGACATCAAGTGCCGTATGGCAGGACTGAAGCCAAGTGCAGTGGTAATCGTGGCAACTGTACGTGCACTGAAATACAACGGAGGAGTACCGAAGGCAGATCTGAACAACGAGAACCTGGAAGCACTGGAGAAAGGACTTCCAAACCTGCTGAAACACGTAAGCAACATTAAAAATGTATACAAACTGCCGTGTGTGGTAGCGATCAACGCATTCCCAACCGATACCAAGGCAGAGTTAGACCTGGTAGAGAGCAAGTGCCGTGAGCTGGGCGTAAACGTAGCGCTGTCTGAGGTATGGGCAAAAGGCGGCGAAGGCGGCGTGAAACTGGCAGAGGAAGTCATCAGACTGGTAGAAGAGCCGAACGACTTCACCTACTCCTATGAGCTGGAAGGAAGCATTGAGGACAAACTGAACCAGATCGTACAGAAGATCTACGGAGGAAAGAGAGTTGTGCTGACTGCAAACGCTCAGAAGCAGGCAAAAGAACTGGAAGCGCTGGGCTATGGAAACTGCCCGATTTGTGTGGCAAAAACACAGTACAGCCTGACAGACGATCAGACGAAACTGGGAGCGCCGACCGACTTTGAGGTGACGGTACGTAACCTGAAGATCTCTGCTGGAGCAGGATTCATCGTAGCCCTGACCGGAGAGATCATGACAATGCCTGGTCTGCCAAAGGTACCGGCTGCTGAGAGAATCGACGTGGACGAGACTGGAAAGATCAGCGGATTGTTCTAA
- a CDS encoding IbrB-like domain-containing protein, with product MEFKSPAYNVIAVPVEKIKANTYNPNAVAPPEMKLLYESIKEDGYTMPIVCYYAKVEDLYVIVDGFHRYRIIKEHQDIYEREKGMLPVSVIEKPLDQRMASTIRHNRARGNHDVDLMSNIVKELHELGRSDEWISKHLGMDKDEILRLKQITGLAALFKDVKFGKAWVPADEDT from the coding sequence ATGGAGTTTAAAAGTCCTGCTTATAACGTCATTGCAGTTCCAGTGGAGAAAATAAAGGCAAATACTTATAATCCCAATGCGGTGGCTCCGCCGGAGATGAAGCTGTTGTACGAAAGCATTAAAGAAGATGGCTATACAATGCCAATTGTATGTTATTACGCAAAAGTAGAGGACCTGTACGTGATTGTGGATGGTTTTCATCGTTATCGAATCATCAAGGAACATCAGGATATCTATGAACGCGAGAAAGGAATGCTCCCGGTCTCTGTGATAGAGAAACCTTTAGATCAGAGGATGGCAAGTACGATTCGGCACAATCGTGCCAGAGGAAACCACGATGTAGATTTGATGAGTAATATTGTCAAGGAGCTACATGAGCTTGGACGGTCTGATGAGTGGATTTCTAAGCATCTTGGAATGGATAAGGATGAGATTTTGCGGCTGAAGCAGATCACAGGCTTGGCAGCTCTTTTCAAGGATGTGAAATTTGGAAAAGCTTGGGTTCCTGCGGACGAAGATACATAA